A region from the Salvelinus fontinalis isolate EN_2023a chromosome 23, ASM2944872v1, whole genome shotgun sequence genome encodes:
- the slc12a8 gene encoding solute carrier family 12 member 8 isoform X2 gives MEALPFGWMLHRSNVGDVTELLEARESMRASGSKTTPVQDLFHEDAQGSQHLSQPWWRVKLFVWEPVLFGTWDGVFTTCMINIFGVVLFLRTGWLVCVAGAMYITGFSESIAQLLSLQSEWAVRGMSVAVLLGLSGINLAGVKWIVRLQLILLAVLAVSTLDFVIGTFSHLDPEHGFIGYSEELLRKNTLPDYTTGEGFFTVFGVFFPAATGVMAGFNMSSDLQRPEHNIPVGTLAAVCTSWFLYLVFVFLLGAICTREALHFDFLIAEKVSLVGFLFLLGLYISSLASCMGGLYGAPRILQVIAQERVIPALAFLGQGKGPNKTPVAAIVLTSLLTMAFIFIGQVNVLAPIVTINFMLTYSFIDYSYFSVAMTYSLQPREKRVGPAKRPGTGASSFTNHTSKPLMTTTHQGYGTEGDVASPGKGTLLEFTRDMDQIFPLPNAGEQEETEKDKATEKVSMPGLRGRIRRVKAPAKKTLMDSFGLDHNSNAFPSEGDEDGEGEGGVDPAPPGPGECIFPKERPGEPCPDPEEVIQDKALLPGRNPIELDPPGPQRENTGSDCKPDYQGSEIQPMPDSFYAKFCNHWIALIGALCSILIMFVIQWVYALANIIVALVLFLYIGKASPGLPIGVAARFSFFRWIRTTLSNLGRGELPRDQIIVTPSLSGVGMETRQLTEENLDFASRDRYHQSSFIEPDRMAHLQLN, from the exons ATGGAAGCGTTGCCATTCGGCTGGATGCTCCACAGGTCTAACGTGGGGGATGTGACAGAACTTCTGGAGGCTAGGGAGTCTATGAGGGCCAGCGGCAGTAAAACCACACCTGTCCAGGATCTGTTCCATGAGGACGCTCAG GGGTCGCAGCATCTCTCTCAGCCATGGTGGAGGGTGAAGCTGTTTGTGTGGGAGCCTGTCCTGTTTGGGACGTGGGACGGAGTCTTTACTACCTGTATGATCAACATATTTGGTGTGGTGTTGTTCCTCCGCACTGGGTGGCTGGTG TGTGTGGCTGGAGCCATGTACATCACAGGGTTCTCAGAGTCTATCGCTCAGCTCCTGAGCCTGCAGAGTGAGTGGGCTGTTAGAGGGATGTCTGTGGCTGTCCTGCTCGGCCTTTCGGGTATTAACCTCGCCGGGGTCAAATGGATCGTCCGTCTCCAGCTGATACTACTGGCCGTGCTAGCTGTCTCAACGCTGGACTTCGTTATCGGGACGTTTTCCCACCTCGACCCAG AGCATGGCTTCATAGGGTACTCCGAGGAGCTGCTGCGTAAAAACACTCTACCAGACTACACGACAGGAGAAGGATTCTTCACTGTATTTGGAGTGTTCTTCCCCGCTGCTACAG GTGTGATGGCAGGCTTCAACATGAGCTCAGATCTGCAGAGACCGGAACACAACATCCCTGTGGGAACACTGGCTGCCGTCTGTACCTC GTGGTTCCTGTATCTGGTCTTTGTGTTCCTGCTGGGAGCCATCTGCACCAGAGAGGCACTGCACTTCGACTTCTTAATAGCAGAAAAG GTCTCCTTGGTGGGTTTCTTGTTTCTCCTGGGCCTCTACATCTCCTCGCTGGCCTCCTGCATGGGCGGTCTGTACGGAGCACCCAGGATCCTCCAGGTCATCGCCCAGGAGAGGGTCATCCCAGCCCTCGCCTTCCTGGGACAAGGG aAAGGTCCTAATAAGACTCCGGTGGCAGCCATAGTCTTGACTAGCCTGCTGACCATGGCTTTCATCTTCATCGGACAGGTCAACGTCCTGGCCCCCATCGTCACCATCAACTTCATGCTCACCTACAGCTTCATTGACTACTCCTACTtcag CGTGGCGATGACCTATAGCCTCCAGCCCAGAGAGAAGAGGGTTGGTCCTGCCAAGAGGCCTGGGACTGGAGCCTCATCCTTCACAAACCATACGTCCAAGCCCCTCATGACCACCACCCACCAG GGTTATGGTACAGAGGGGGATGTTGCCAGCCCGGGGAAGGGGACCCTGTTAGAGTTTACTAGGGATATGGACCAGATCTTTCCCCTGCCCAATGCTGGTGAACAGGAGGAGACAGAAAAGGACAAGGCCACAGAGAAGGTGTCCATGCCAGGCCTGAGAGGCAGGATCAGGAGGGTGAAAGCCCCTGCCAAGAAGACTCTGATGGATAGCTTTGGGCTTGACCATAACAGCAATGCCTTCCCTAGTGAGGGAGATgaagatggagaaggagagggaggggttgaTCCGGCTCCCCCAGGTCCAGGAGAGTGTATCTTCCCCAAGGAAAGACCTGGAGAGCCCTGCCCAGACCCTGAGGAGGTGATACAGGACAAGGCCCTCCTTCCCGGTCGTAACCCCATAGAGCTTGACCCTCCAGGGCCACAGAGAGAAAACACTG GTTCTGACTGTAAACCAGACTACCAGGGATCAGAAATCCAACCGATGCCTGATTCCTTCTATGCCAAATTCTGCAACCACTGGATTGCACTGATTGGT GCATTATGTTCCATCCTGATCATGTTTGTCATTCAGTGGGTCTACGCCTTGGCCAATATAATAGTCGCCTTGGTCCTCTTCCTCTACATTGGAAAAGCAAGCCCTGGACTTCCAATAG GAGTGGCAGCCCGTTTCAGCTTTTTCAGATGGATTAGGACAACCCTGAGCAACCTAGGAAG GGGTGAGCTTCCTCGGGACCAGATTATCGTGACACCCTCTCTGTCAGGAGTCGGCATGGAAACCAGGCAGCTGACAGAGGAAAACCTGGACTTTGCCTCTCGGGACCGCTACCACCAGTCTTCCTTTATCGAACCAGACAGGATGGCGCACCTACAACTTAACTAA
- the slc12a8 gene encoding solute carrier family 12 member 8 isoform X1: MEALPFGWMLHRSNVGDVTELLEARESMRASGSKTTPVQDLFHEDAQGSQHLSQPWWRVKLFVWEPVLFGTWDGVFTTCMINIFGVVLFLRTGWLVGNLGVLLGMLLVSVVVIVALVTVMSGIGVCERCGVGSGGVYSMISTVLGGRVGGTVGLLYVFGQCVAGAMYITGFSESIAQLLSLQSEWAVRGMSVAVLLGLSGINLAGVKWIVRLQLILLAVLAVSTLDFVIGTFSHLDPEHGFIGYSEELLRKNTLPDYTTGEGFFTVFGVFFPAATGVMAGFNMSSDLQRPEHNIPVGTLAAVCTSWFLYLVFVFLLGAICTREALHFDFLIAEKVSLVGFLFLLGLYISSLASCMGGLYGAPRILQVIAQERVIPALAFLGQGKGPNKTPVAAIVLTSLLTMAFIFIGQVNVLAPIVTINFMLTYSFIDYSYFSVAMTYSLQPREKRVGPAKRPGTGASSFTNHTSKPLMTTTHQGYGTEGDVASPGKGTLLEFTRDMDQIFPLPNAGEQEETEKDKATEKVSMPGLRGRIRRVKAPAKKTLMDSFGLDHNSNAFPSEGDEDGEGEGGVDPAPPGPGECIFPKERPGEPCPDPEEVIQDKALLPGRNPIELDPPGPQRENTGSDCKPDYQGSEIQPMPDSFYAKFCNHWIALIGALCSILIMFVIQWVYALANIIVALVLFLYIGKASPGLPIGVAARFSFFRWIRTTLSNLGRGELPRDQIIVTPSLSGVGMETRQLTEENLDFASRDRYHQSSFIEPDRMAHLQLN, encoded by the exons ATGGAAGCGTTGCCATTCGGCTGGATGCTCCACAGGTCTAACGTGGGGGATGTGACAGAACTTCTGGAGGCTAGGGAGTCTATGAGGGCCAGCGGCAGTAAAACCACACCTGTCCAGGATCTGTTCCATGAGGACGCTCAG GGGTCGCAGCATCTCTCTCAGCCATGGTGGAGGGTGAAGCTGTTTGTGTGGGAGCCTGTCCTGTTTGGGACGTGGGACGGAGTCTTTACTACCTGTATGATCAACATATTTGGTGTGGTGTTGTTCCTCCGCACTGGGTGGCTGGTG GGGAACCTAGGTGTATTGCTAGGTATGCTCCTGGTATCTGTGGTGGTTATCGTTGCCCTGGTAACAGTGATGTCAGGCATCGGCGTCTGCGAGCGCTGTGGGGTCGGTAGTGGTGGAGTATACTCCATGATCTCTACTGTCCTGGGAGGAAGAGTAGGTGGGACCGTGGGGCTCCTGTATGTTTTCGGCCAG TGTGTGGCTGGAGCCATGTACATCACAGGGTTCTCAGAGTCTATCGCTCAGCTCCTGAGCCTGCAGAGTGAGTGGGCTGTTAGAGGGATGTCTGTGGCTGTCCTGCTCGGCCTTTCGGGTATTAACCTCGCCGGGGTCAAATGGATCGTCCGTCTCCAGCTGATACTACTGGCCGTGCTAGCTGTCTCAACGCTGGACTTCGTTATCGGGACGTTTTCCCACCTCGACCCAG AGCATGGCTTCATAGGGTACTCCGAGGAGCTGCTGCGTAAAAACACTCTACCAGACTACACGACAGGAGAAGGATTCTTCACTGTATTTGGAGTGTTCTTCCCCGCTGCTACAG GTGTGATGGCAGGCTTCAACATGAGCTCAGATCTGCAGAGACCGGAACACAACATCCCTGTGGGAACACTGGCTGCCGTCTGTACCTC GTGGTTCCTGTATCTGGTCTTTGTGTTCCTGCTGGGAGCCATCTGCACCAGAGAGGCACTGCACTTCGACTTCTTAATAGCAGAAAAG GTCTCCTTGGTGGGTTTCTTGTTTCTCCTGGGCCTCTACATCTCCTCGCTGGCCTCCTGCATGGGCGGTCTGTACGGAGCACCCAGGATCCTCCAGGTCATCGCCCAGGAGAGGGTCATCCCAGCCCTCGCCTTCCTGGGACAAGGG aAAGGTCCTAATAAGACTCCGGTGGCAGCCATAGTCTTGACTAGCCTGCTGACCATGGCTTTCATCTTCATCGGACAGGTCAACGTCCTGGCCCCCATCGTCACCATCAACTTCATGCTCACCTACAGCTTCATTGACTACTCCTACTtcag CGTGGCGATGACCTATAGCCTCCAGCCCAGAGAGAAGAGGGTTGGTCCTGCCAAGAGGCCTGGGACTGGAGCCTCATCCTTCACAAACCATACGTCCAAGCCCCTCATGACCACCACCCACCAG GGTTATGGTACAGAGGGGGATGTTGCCAGCCCGGGGAAGGGGACCCTGTTAGAGTTTACTAGGGATATGGACCAGATCTTTCCCCTGCCCAATGCTGGTGAACAGGAGGAGACAGAAAAGGACAAGGCCACAGAGAAGGTGTCCATGCCAGGCCTGAGAGGCAGGATCAGGAGGGTGAAAGCCCCTGCCAAGAAGACTCTGATGGATAGCTTTGGGCTTGACCATAACAGCAATGCCTTCCCTAGTGAGGGAGATgaagatggagaaggagagggaggggttgaTCCGGCTCCCCCAGGTCCAGGAGAGTGTATCTTCCCCAAGGAAAGACCTGGAGAGCCCTGCCCAGACCCTGAGGAGGTGATACAGGACAAGGCCCTCCTTCCCGGTCGTAACCCCATAGAGCTTGACCCTCCAGGGCCACAGAGAGAAAACACTG GTTCTGACTGTAAACCAGACTACCAGGGATCAGAAATCCAACCGATGCCTGATTCCTTCTATGCCAAATTCTGCAACCACTGGATTGCACTGATTGGT GCATTATGTTCCATCCTGATCATGTTTGTCATTCAGTGGGTCTACGCCTTGGCCAATATAATAGTCGCCTTGGTCCTCTTCCTCTACATTGGAAAAGCAAGCCCTGGACTTCCAATAG GAGTGGCAGCCCGTTTCAGCTTTTTCAGATGGATTAGGACAACCCTGAGCAACCTAGGAAG GGGTGAGCTTCCTCGGGACCAGATTATCGTGACACCCTCTCTGTCAGGAGTCGGCATGGAAACCAGGCAGCTGACAGAGGAAAACCTGGACTTTGCCTCTCGGGACCGCTACCACCAGTCTTCCTTTATCGAACCAGACAGGATGGCGCACCTACAACTTAACTAA